One Umboniibacter marinipuniceus DNA window includes the following coding sequences:
- a CDS encoding amidohydrolase: protein MIRSTLALALIASNVAMADNIAIINAKAVTQSAQGTLENATILIRGDEIVAIGNGVNIPAGTAVIDAAGQYVTPGLVGTAVNWGSVEVSAESSTVDAYSDESGAATSMQYAINPDSTRLPLAYRFGFTRAVVAPGGGSKVFLGQAAAIKTYGDDIVTAADIAQFVDVEEFGKDVSGGTRAALWVNLERVMADAKHYANNPRDRYSNAGSYVLSLDSLEALQAVISGDVPLVFDANRMSDLRLVMDFAERHNLKAVIRGGAEAWRVADELAAADIAVLVDPYLNLPYGFDQRAARLDNAALLNAAGVTIAFYNGEPYTGQTLTQAAGLAVAHGLPWESAVDALTVNPVDIFGGAYSATMEIGQTADVVIWSGDPLELTSAPTTVIIDGEQVDLTTREEALAKRYFDINQAEPFSYN from the coding sequence ATGATCCGTTCAACTCTGGCACTAGCCCTAATTGCTAGCAACGTAGCAATGGCCGATAACATTGCCATTATCAACGCGAAGGCCGTTACACAATCCGCGCAAGGCACACTAGAAAACGCAACCATTCTGATCCGCGGTGACGAAATTGTCGCCATCGGTAATGGCGTGAATATCCCGGCGGGAACCGCCGTAATTGATGCCGCTGGCCAATACGTAACACCAGGGCTAGTGGGTACCGCCGTGAACTGGGGTTCAGTGGAAGTCAGTGCTGAATCTAGCACGGTAGACGCCTACTCAGATGAATCTGGTGCGGCTACCTCTATGCAGTATGCCATCAACCCAGACTCTACTCGTCTCCCGCTAGCTTATCGCTTTGGTTTTACTAGAGCGGTTGTTGCGCCAGGCGGAGGAAGCAAGGTCTTCTTAGGCCAAGCTGCTGCTATCAAGACTTATGGCGATGACATCGTCACCGCTGCTGACATTGCCCAGTTCGTGGATGTTGAAGAATTTGGTAAAGACGTTTCTGGCGGTACGCGAGCGGCGCTCTGGGTCAATCTTGAGCGTGTCATGGCTGACGCTAAGCACTATGCCAACAACCCACGTGATCGCTACAGTAATGCGGGTAGCTATGTACTCTCGTTGGACAGCTTAGAAGCACTTCAGGCGGTAATTAGTGGCGATGTACCGCTGGTCTTCGATGCAAATCGCATGAGCGATCTGCGTCTTGTGATGGACTTTGCGGAGCGCCATAACCTTAAAGCCGTTATTCGTGGTGGTGCCGAAGCTTGGCGCGTTGCTGACGAACTGGCTGCGGCTGACATCGCCGTCTTAGTCGATCCATATCTTAATCTTCCCTATGGCTTCGACCAGCGCGCAGCTCGCCTAGATAACGCGGCATTGCTCAATGCGGCCGGGGTGACTATCGCTTTTTACAATGGCGAGCCATACACTGGTCAAACGTTGACCCAGGCCGCCGGATTGGCGGTGGCACATGGCTTACCTTGGGAGAGCGCCGTGGATGCGCTAACGGTTAACCCAGTCGATATTTTCGGGGGAGCTTACTCTGCGACCATGGAAATCGGTCAGACCGCTGATGTGGTCATTTGGAGTGGTGATCCGCTTGAATTAACCAGCGCTCCAACCACCGTGATTATTGATGGCGAGCAGGTTGATCTGACCACGCGTGAAGAAGCGCTAGCTAAACGATACTTTGATATCAATCAAGCCGAGCCATTCTCATACAACTAG